A genomic segment from Saprospiraceae bacterium encodes:
- a CDS encoding M1 family metallopeptidase produces MTLPLFRPIRLISFLGLLVLPFQSMAQPDFFKADQFTRADTLRGMLRPERTCYDVTFYHLNVDVYPEKQYLEGTVDIHFTTLADFDRLQIDLFANMKITKVVYEQQALAFERKDNAVFISFPKQLKGTKGIFKVEYNGQPLAAQNPPWDGGFVWRKDKQGKDWIGVACEGTGASLWWPNKDHLSDEPDSMAISIGVPNHLMAVSNGNLTRVEQFGNRNKYHWRVSYPINNYNISVNIADYANWKETYQAADGSELELDYYVLKDNEAKAKIHFAQVHEVLQCYEQYFGKYPFWKDGYALVETPYLGMEHQGAIAYGNQYMKGYLGSMIPQGMTWDYIIVHETGHEYFGNSISCNDHAEMWIHESFTTYMEALFIECKYNYQEAVSYLQSQRIFIMNEEPILGPMDVNWNDWKGSDHYYKGAWILHTLRNVIDKDELWFELLKSLHTKYAISNLTTADVIRHFSTGSGKDLFSFFEQYLRYAQLPCLEYDLEETKKGITLTYRWDADVANFDMPVKVGIPGHYTTIYPKNKEWQEIKLPQMDVKHFKVAKELFLVRSRPK; encoded by the coding sequence ATGACATTACCTCTTTTTAGACCCATTCGTTTAATAAGCTTTCTGGGCCTGCTTGTGCTCCCGTTTCAATCTATGGCCCAACCCGATTTTTTCAAAGCTGACCAATTTACCCGAGCGGATACCCTGCGTGGGATGCTAAGGCCCGAACGGACCTGCTACGATGTCACCTTTTACCACCTGAACGTTGATGTTTATCCCGAAAAACAATACCTGGAGGGCACCGTCGACATCCATTTTACTACCCTTGCCGATTTTGATCGCCTGCAGATTGATCTATTTGCCAATATGAAAATAACAAAAGTTGTTTATGAACAGCAAGCTTTAGCTTTTGAACGAAAGGACAATGCTGTTTTTATCAGTTTCCCTAAACAGTTAAAAGGTACCAAGGGCATCTTTAAGGTGGAATATAATGGCCAACCCTTAGCTGCCCAAAACCCACCCTGGGATGGTGGATTCGTTTGGCGAAAAGATAAGCAAGGCAAGGATTGGATAGGCGTCGCCTGTGAAGGAACAGGGGCAAGCCTTTGGTGGCCCAACAAAGATCACCTCTCCGATGAACCCGACAGCATGGCCATTTCTATTGGCGTGCCTAATCATTTGATGGCTGTTTCCAACGGAAACCTGACCAGGGTAGAACAGTTTGGCAATAGAAACAAATACCATTGGCGGGTATCCTATCCTATCAACAATTATAACATTAGCGTCAATATTGCCGATTATGCCAATTGGAAGGAGACCTACCAAGCAGCGGACGGTAGTGAATTAGAACTCGATTATTATGTCCTAAAAGACAATGAAGCCAAAGCAAAAATCCACTTTGCACAAGTCCATGAGGTTCTACAGTGCTACGAGCAATATTTTGGAAAATACCCTTTCTGGAAGGATGGATATGCGCTGGTAGAAACGCCCTATCTTGGAATGGAACACCAAGGCGCGATCGCCTACGGAAACCAATACATGAAGGGATACTTAGGCAGTATGATTCCGCAGGGGATGACCTGGGATTATATCATTGTCCATGAGACCGGCCATGAGTATTTTGGCAACAGCATTAGTTGTAACGATCATGCAGAAATGTGGATTCACGAGTCTTTTACTACCTATATGGAGGCCTTGTTTATTGAATGCAAATACAATTACCAGGAAGCTGTTTCTTATTTGCAATCCCAGCGTATTTTTATCATGAATGAGGAACCAATCCTCGGGCCGATGGATGTCAACTGGAACGACTGGAAGGGAAGTGACCATTACTATAAAGGTGCCTGGATACTTCATACCTTGCGCAATGTGATTGATAAAGATGAACTTTGGTTTGAGTTACTCAAAAGCTTGCACACCAAGTATGCCATTTCTAACCTCACCACCGCTGACGTTATCCGTCATTTTAGCACCGGCAGCGGCAAGGACCTTTTTTCTTTTTTTGAGCAATATCTTCGTTATGCTCAATTGCCCTGCCTGGAGTATGACCTTGAGGAAACCAAAAAAGGCATAACCCTGACTTACCGATGGGACGCTGATGTTGCTAACTTTGACATGCCCGTTAAGGTGGGCATTCCAGGTCATTACACCACCATCTACCCGAAAAACAAAGAATGGCAGGAAATCAAATTACCGCAAATGGATGTTAAACATTTTAAAGTAGCTAAGGAATTGTTCTTGGTCCGCTCCCGGCCGAAGTAA
- a CDS encoding SDR family NAD(P)-dependent oxidoreductase gives MEYILVTGASTGIGYATSTYLLDRGYFVFGSVRKADDARPLEATYGDRFKALIFDVTDEMAINRAKEEVSTILAGQPLRALVNNAGIAIGGPLKYLPTEEVRKQLEVNVVGLLSVSRAFIPMLENPGNPGRIINISSVSGLLVSPFTSLYSASKFAVEAITHGLRRELYFHGVTAVSIQPGPIKTPIWEKAKTVDGVYSHTEYGKVLAKMSSFIDKTEAAAIPPERVAKLIHRVIVTRKPKATYLVMKGAFFARLLTWLPDLWVDKLLSSRAKSAP, from the coding sequence ATGGAATATATTCTGGTTACTGGTGCTTCGACCGGTATTGGCTACGCTACTTCCACTTATTTATTGGATCGAGGTTATTTTGTCTTTGGTAGCGTCCGCAAGGCGGATGATGCTCGGCCATTGGAAGCCACTTACGGCGACCGTTTTAAAGCCCTTATTTTTGATGTAACTGATGAAATGGCCATTAACCGAGCCAAGGAGGAGGTCTCTACTATATTGGCTGGGCAACCGCTGCGCGCATTGGTCAATAATGCCGGTATCGCCATTGGAGGCCCCTTAAAATACCTGCCCACCGAGGAAGTTAGAAAACAGCTAGAGGTCAATGTTGTTGGTTTGCTCAGCGTAAGCCGGGCGTTTATCCCCATGTTAGAAAACCCCGGTAACCCCGGCCGCATTATCAACATCAGCTCGGTTTCTGGACTCCTCGTTTCACCTTTTACAAGCTTGTATTCTGCCTCAAAATTTGCGGTAGAAGCCATTACCCATGGGTTGCGGCGCGAGTTATATTTCCACGGGGTAACCGCCGTTTCTATTCAGCCTGGCCCCATCAAAACACCTATTTGGGAAAAAGCCAAGACGGTAGATGGTGTGTATAGCCATACTGAATACGGTAAAGTGCTAGCGAAAATGTCTTCCTTTATTGATAAAACCGAAGCGGCTGCCATCCCACCGGAAAGGGTGGCAAAGCTTATCCATCGGGTGATTGTAACCCGAAAGCCCAAAGCTACCTACCTGGTGATGAAAGGCGCTTTTTTTGCTCGGCTGCTTACCTGGCTTCCTGATCTGTGGGTAGATAAATTGCTATCCTCCAGGGCAAAAAGTGCGCCATAA
- a CDS encoding aldose 1-epimerase, producing the protein MFKAVKEAFGKFQQVTVKDEESGNAMRLVPEHGACLLDLKLNGTAVIDGYQTPMELDFNNWCKNRLLFPFPNRLKHGTYHWEDHIYQFPINDEQTGNALHGHGMEKPFRYTQLSIEKDKALVECSFKNQGDDPAYPFRYSINVSYEISIHHSFVIQLTFQNLHTRPIPVGIGWHPYFKLDEEGVNNLNLQLPPCEMIGIDPQMIPTGKRYAYDRFEQKRPIQVEVLDNCFALINPENKASVSLSNGKKELHYWQETGERKFNYLQVFTPPHRQSIALEPMTCNIDAFNNESGLVTLHPGERISTRCGVSLREIGA; encoded by the coding sequence ATGTTCAAAGCAGTAAAAGAAGCTTTTGGGAAGTTTCAGCAAGTTACCGTAAAAGATGAAGAAAGTGGAAATGCCATGCGTTTAGTGCCTGAGCATGGCGCCTGTTTATTGGATTTAAAACTCAATGGAACCGCCGTGATTGATGGATACCAAACTCCTATGGAATTGGATTTCAATAATTGGTGTAAAAATCGATTACTATTCCCCTTTCCCAATCGCCTCAAACATGGCACTTATCATTGGGAAGACCATATTTATCAATTTCCGATCAATGATGAACAAACTGGAAATGCCCTCCACGGACATGGCATGGAAAAACCTTTTCGATATACGCAATTGTCAATTGAAAAAGACAAAGCACTTGTCGAATGCAGCTTCAAAAACCAAGGTGATGATCCAGCCTATCCTTTTCGCTATAGCATTAATGTCAGCTATGAAATAAGTATCCACCACAGCTTCGTCATTCAACTCACCTTCCAAAACCTACACACGCGACCCATCCCAGTCGGCATTGGATGGCACCCCTATTTTAAATTAGATGAAGAAGGGGTAAATAACCTGAACCTCCAATTACCGCCTTGTGAAATGATCGGAATTGATCCGCAGATGATCCCAACTGGAAAACGGTATGCCTATGATCGCTTCGAGCAAAAACGCCCTATCCAGGTAGAAGTACTCGACAATTGTTTTGCCTTAATTAATCCTGAAAACAAAGCTTCCGTAAGCCTCAGCAATGGCAAAAAAGAGCTCCACTATTGGCAGGAGACCGGCGAGCGGAAGTTCAACTATCTCCAGGTCTTCACCCCGCCACATCGCCAGTCTATTGCCCTTGAACCTATGACTTGCAACATCGATGCCTTTAATAATGAAAGTGGTTTGGTAACGCTTCATCCTGGAGAGCGGATCAGCACACGTTGTGGCGTCTCGCTGCGGGAGATTGGGGCTTAA